One genomic window of Candidatus Zymogenaceae bacterium includes the following:
- a CDS encoding ABC transporter permease has translation MNGIIDIGAVNLAFGYVLLIIPLAVIIWLKIPIVTETVVSIVRMTIQLLFVGFYLQVIFDLNNPWLNAARVLIMIIVADVSIARGAGVRISHFAVPLFVSLLAGMILPLLFFVGPIMLVPNLMDAQYIIPIGGMILGNCLRADIIGLSTFYNSIQGREKAYLATLAQGARFSEAARPFSRDAVRAALAPTVATMATIGLVALPGMMTGVILGGADPMTAIKYQIAIMIAIFTGTSITVYLAIGLTARIGFNSYGMLDRGIFRKNGRGHRR, from the coding sequence ATGAACGGTATTATTGATATCGGTGCGGTGAACCTCGCCTTCGGATATGTCCTGTTGATCATCCCCCTGGCCGTCATCATCTGGCTGAAGATCCCGATAGTCACGGAAACCGTCGTCTCCATCGTCAGGATGACGATTCAGCTCCTCTTCGTCGGATTTTACCTCCAGGTGATCTTCGACCTCAATAATCCCTGGCTCAACGCCGCACGGGTGCTGATCATGATCATCGTGGCGGATGTATCCATCGCCCGGGGGGCGGGGGTGCGCATCTCTCATTTCGCCGTGCCGCTGTTCGTCAGTCTCCTGGCGGGGATGATCCTGCCGCTTTTGTTCTTTGTGGGCCCCATCATGCTGGTGCCGAATCTCATGGACGCCCAGTACATCATCCCCATCGGCGGGATGATCCTGGGCAACTGCCTGAGGGCGGATATCATCGGCCTCTCAACATTCTACAATTCCATACAAGGAAGGGAGAAGGCATACCTGGCGACGCTGGCCCAGGGGGCGCGGTTCTCCGAGGCGGCCCGCCCCTTCAGCCGGGACGCGGTGCGGGCGGCGCTGGCCCCCACTGTGGCCACCATGGCCACCATAGGGCTTGTGGCCCTGCCGGGTATGATGACCGGCGTGATACTGGGCGGCGCGGACCCGATGACCGCCATCAAGTACCAGATCGCCATTATGATCGCCATCTTCACCGGCACCTCCATCACGGTATACCTGGCCATCGGTCTGACGGCCCGGATCGGTTTCAACTCCTACGGCATGCTGGATAGAGGGATTTTCCGAAAGAACGGGCGCGGACACCGCCGTTGA
- a CDS encoding ATP-binding cassette domain-containing protein, giving the protein MYDRNDASQREDRAAHAVDIRGLTIRFGNTTLFENLSLTVERGEKVALSGPSGSGKTSILKCILGFLVPREGTISVFGRELSEKTVWQVRRSAAHVAQEPELGDGTVGEILEKPFTYRANRHLRQNLIHIQDLCERLLLSLSILDSQMTELSGGEKQRVALIGALLLQRPLLLLDEASSALDKEATRAVQLLLASLTDVTILSVSHDDTWLSFSDRVVTLPARTVPEAI; this is encoded by the coding sequence GTGTACGACAGAAATGACGCCTCACAGCGGGAAGACCGGGCCGCGCATGCCGTGGACATCCGGGGGTTGACGATTCGGTTCGGGAACACCACGCTGTTTGAGAACCTCTCCCTGACGGTCGAACGGGGGGAAAAGGTGGCCCTGTCCGGGCCGTCCGGGTCGGGGAAAACCTCCATCCTCAAATGTATTCTCGGATTTCTCGTCCCCCGTGAAGGCACCATCTCTGTTTTCGGCCGCGAGCTTTCTGAAAAAACGGTGTGGCAGGTACGAAGGAGTGCGGCGCACGTGGCCCAGGAGCCGGAGCTGGGCGACGGCACGGTCGGTGAAATTCTGGAGAAACCCTTCACCTATCGGGCGAACAGGCACCTGAGACAGAACCTGATACATATCCAGGACCTGTGCGAGAGGCTGCTCCTCTCCCTCTCGATTCTGGATTCACAGATGACGGAGCTTTCCGGCGGTGAAAAGCAGCGCGTTGCGTTGATCGGTGCCCTGCTGCTTCAGCGGCCGCTGCTGCTTCTTGACGAGGCGTCGTCCGCCCTGGACAAGGAAGCCACCCGGGCCGTTCAGCTCTTGCTTGCGTCTCTTACGGATGTGACGATCCTCTCGGTCTCCCACGACGATACCTGGCTTTCCTTTTCCGACAGAGTGGTCACACTCCCCGCACGCACCGTACCGGAGGCGATATGA
- a CDS encoding FeoB-associated Cys-rich membrane protein — translation METIIVSVIVFGALLFGIRSLYRTMKGDNDGCAGCGCGCTMPKECSETAKDTSKG, via the coding sequence ATGGAAACAATTATTGTAAGTGTCATTGTTTTCGGCGCACTGCTTTTCGGGATACGATCGTTGTATCGAACGATGAAGGGTGATAACGACGGCTGCGCCGGATGCGGATGCGGGTGCACCATGCCAAAAGAGTGTTCCGAAACAGCGAAAGACACATCGAAAGGATAA
- the feoB gene encoding ferrous iron transport protein B has translation MKQTLTVALVGNPNSGKTTIFNNLTGARQHVGNYPGVTVESKEGTCRHNGVEIKFIDLPGTYSLTAYSADELVARRFIIHERPDVIVDIIDSSNLERNLYLTIQLMELGVPLVLAFNMSDQAGARGFAIDTEKLSTFLGAPIVSTVGHKGRGMKELLEAIVATADVGTKVREPFTLDYGREIEEEITHITSLLGKNGAYPEEYDPRWLATKLLENDKDIVSMIDSPKVNDQLDRSAERIEKIIGEHPETAIAGSRYGYISGACQESVRSTIEIRHTISDKIDTVVVNRILGIPIFLGLMYLVFQLTFTLGAPFMDWLDQFVGWLGVTVSGWWPAGSESALKSLLVDGIIAGVGGVLIFTPNILLLFIAIAFLEDTGYMARAAFIMDRLMNKIGLHGKSFIPMLIGFGCSIPAIMATRTIENERDRLTTMLVVPLMSCGARLPIYALIIPAFFPQAFHAPMLWIIYIIGIVLAIIAAKVLRSTLFKGETAPFVMELPPYRMPTIKGVLIHMWERCWLYLKKAGTIILVISIVLWAMIAYPGLPEDETARFEAERVNIEALDVSDEEKEEIIATIDNEEGEAALTYSIAGRIGHGLEPILKPMGFDWKIGTALIGAFAAKEVFVAQMGIVYSVGEADEESESLREKLQANYNPLIGFCIMLFCLISAPCMATIAITKRESNSWKWALFQLFALTALAWVLTVLVYQVGSLLGIGTG, from the coding sequence ATGAAACAAACACTCACCGTCGCCCTTGTGGGAAATCCCAACTCGGGCAAGACAACCATATTCAACAATCTGACCGGCGCCCGCCAGCACGTCGGCAATTACCCCGGCGTCACGGTGGAAAGCAAGGAGGGGACCTGTCGGCACAACGGTGTCGAAATCAAATTCATCGACCTGCCCGGCACATACAGCCTGACCGCATATTCCGCCGATGAGCTGGTGGCGCGCCGCTTTATAATTCATGAAAGGCCGGATGTCATCGTCGACATCATCGACTCGTCGAACCTTGAGCGAAACCTGTACCTGACGATACAGCTCATGGAGCTGGGAGTACCCCTGGTTCTCGCCTTCAACATGAGCGATCAGGCGGGGGCGCGCGGATTTGCCATCGACACCGAAAAACTCTCCACATTCCTCGGTGCGCCCATTGTCTCGACCGTGGGGCACAAGGGGAGAGGGATGAAGGAGCTGCTTGAGGCCATTGTGGCGACGGCCGATGTCGGCACAAAAGTGAGAGAACCGTTTACCCTCGACTACGGCCGTGAGATCGAGGAGGAAATCACGCACATCACATCCTTACTCGGTAAAAACGGCGCGTACCCCGAGGAGTATGACCCCCGATGGCTGGCCACGAAGCTTTTGGAAAACGACAAGGACATTGTATCCATGATCGACTCACCAAAAGTCAACGACCAGCTCGACAGGAGCGCCGAGCGCATCGAGAAGATCATCGGCGAGCATCCCGAGACCGCCATTGCCGGGAGCAGATACGGATACATCTCCGGGGCGTGCCAGGAGTCCGTCCGCTCGACCATCGAAATCCGCCATACCATATCGGATAAGATAGACACGGTCGTTGTCAACCGCATCCTCGGGATCCCCATCTTCCTGGGGCTGATGTACCTGGTCTTTCAACTCACCTTTACACTGGGCGCCCCGTTCATGGACTGGCTCGACCAGTTCGTCGGCTGGCTCGGCGTTACGGTGTCCGGCTGGTGGCCGGCGGGCTCCGAGAGCGCCCTGAAATCCCTTCTGGTGGACGGCATCATCGCGGGCGTCGGCGGCGTCCTGATCTTTACACCGAACATCCTGCTGTTATTCATTGCCATCGCCTTTCTGGAAGACACCGGCTACATGGCCAGGGCGGCGTTCATCATGGATCGATTGATGAACAAGATCGGCCTGCACGGCAAGAGCTTCATCCCCATGCTGATAGGGTTCGGGTGTTCGATACCGGCGATCATGGCGACCAGGACCATCGAGAACGAGCGGGACCGCCTCACCACGATGCTCGTGGTGCCGCTGATGAGCTGCGGTGCGCGGCTGCCGATCTACGCGCTCATCATCCCCGCCTTCTTCCCCCAGGCCTTTCACGCCCCGATGCTCTGGATCATCTACATCATCGGCATCGTGCTGGCCATCATCGCCGCGAAGGTACTGCGGAGCACCCTTTTCAAGGGGGAGACCGCACCGTTCGTGATGGAGCTGCCGCCGTATCGGATGCCCACCATCAAGGGCGTTTTGATCCATATGTGGGAGAGATGCTGGCTGTACCTGAAAAAGGCCGGCACCATCATCCTGGTCATCTCGATCGTCCTATGGGCGATGATCGCCTACCCGGGGCTCCCCGAGGATGAGACGGCCCGCTTCGAGGCCGAAAGGGTCAATATCGAAGCCCTTGACGTCTCCGACGAGGAAAAAGAGGAGATTATCGCGACCATCGACAACGAGGAGGGGGAAGCGGCGCTGACATACAGCATCGCGGGCCGTATCGGCCACGGGCTGGAGCCCATCCTGAAACCGATGGGATTCGACTGGAAGATCGGCACGGCCCTCATCGGCGCCTTCGCCGCCAAGGAGGTCTTCGTGGCCCAAATGGGAATCGTCTATTCGGTGGGAGAGGCGGACGAGGAGTCCGAAAGCCTTCGTGAAAAACTACAGGCAAACTACAATCCGCTGATCGGCTTCTGCATCATGCTGTTCTGCCTCATCAGCGCGCCGTGCATGGCGACCATCGCCATCACCAAGAGAGAGAGCAACTCCTGGAAATGGGCGCTCTTCCAGCTCTTCGCGCTGACGGCCCTTGCGTGGGTGCTGACGGTACTGGTCTACCAGGTCGGGAGCCTCCTCGGCATCGGCACGGGATAG
- a CDS encoding ferrous iron transport protein A, giving the protein MARIVSITAGHGLTGRLCAMGLVTGVSIEVLQNAQRGPVIVALCGCRIVLGRGMAEKIMAE; this is encoded by the coding sequence ATGGCGCGGATTGTGTCTATCACGGCGGGTCACGGGCTCACCGGGAGGCTGTGCGCCATGGGCCTGGTAACGGGCGTAAGCATCGAGGTGCTTCAAAACGCCCAACGGGGGCCGGTTATCGTCGCGCTCTGCGGATGCCGAATCGTGCTGGGCAGGGGTATGGCCGAAAAAATCATGGCGGAATGA
- a CDS encoding metal-dependent transcriptional regulator yields the protein MQTESLSASMEDYLEVIFHVINEKQAVRPKDIAKRLKVSNASVTGALRTLTEKKLIHYAPYDVITLTDRGRTAAKDVVRRHEVLRDFFVKVLSVDEATADDAACRMEHSIPRVILERFIQFADFIEVCPRAGSKWIAGFGYQCDYGRVQDNCDDCIEYTLKEVKEQKAKGGNNAMKDVRLKDLEPGQKCKVVKIATRGETHKRIAEMGVTPGAVLEVERVAPLGDPVEIKVRGYHLSLRKDEAEGIEVEKI from the coding sequence ATGCAGACTGAATCTCTCTCAGCCAGCATGGAAGATTACCTCGAGGTGATTTTCCACGTCATCAACGAAAAGCAGGCGGTGAGGCCGAAAGACATCGCCAAGCGGCTGAAAGTCAGCAACGCCTCGGTGACCGGGGCCCTTCGTACCCTGACGGAAAAGAAACTGATACACTACGCCCCATACGATGTCATCACACTGACCGACCGGGGAAGGACAGCCGCCAAGGATGTGGTCCGACGCCACGAAGTGCTGCGGGATTTTTTTGTGAAGGTCCTTTCTGTGGACGAGGCGACAGCCGATGACGCCGCCTGCCGGATGGAGCACTCCATTCCCAGGGTTATCCTCGAGCGGTTCATCCAGTTCGCCGACTTCATAGAGGTCTGTCCAAGGGCCGGCTCCAAGTGGATCGCCGGATTCGGATATCAGTGCGACTACGGAAGAGTCCAGGACAACTGCGACGATTGTATTGAATATACTCTTAAGGAAGTAAAAGAACAAAAGGCAAAAGGAGGTAACAATGCCATGAAGGATGTACGGTTGAAGGATTTGGAACCGGGACAGAAATGCAAGGTTGTCAAAATCGCCACCCGGGGGGAGACACACAAGCGCATCGCTGAAATGGGCGTCACGCCCGGCGCGGTGCTCGAGGTCGAGCGGGTGGCGCCCCTGGGAGATCCCGTCGAAATCAAGGTCAGGGGATATCATCTTTCCTTACGCAAGGACGAAGCGGAGGGAATCGAAGTTGAGAAGATATAG
- a CDS encoding DUF1007 family protein yields MKKKLLSLLAAFLFCVHAGPVLSHPHVFIDAELVFVFDDGGLVGIRERWVFDEMFSQGLLSDFGAEDGRLTNETVVLLRDIFYENTRDYNYYNILTIDGQEHTIESLRDFSVYTEDYRIVYEFFVPCRVAAPPSGEKRVQVLLFDETIYTHLTIAEYRMETQSNHDALVVDLKYEMHDEVITPLGSLVPDSVVAAFRKK; encoded by the coding sequence ATGAAGAAGAAGCTTCTCTCTCTCTTGGCGGCGTTTCTTTTTTGTGTCCATGCGGGTCCGGTGCTGTCTCACCCTCATGTGTTCATTGACGCGGAACTGGTTTTCGTGTTTGACGATGGGGGACTTGTGGGGATCAGAGAACGGTGGGTGTTTGACGAGATGTTTAGTCAGGGACTCCTGAGCGATTTCGGCGCGGAGGACGGCCGCCTGACGAATGAGACCGTCGTGCTTTTGCGGGATATCTTTTATGAAAATACCAGGGACTATAATTATTACAACATCTTGACAATAGACGGACAGGAGCACACCATCGAATCTCTGCGGGACTTCTCCGTATACACCGAGGACTACCGGATCGTCTACGAGTTCTTCGTGCCGTGCCGGGTTGCGGCGCCTCCAAGCGGCGAGAAGCGGGTGCAGGTGTTGTTGTTCGACGAAACGATTTATACACATCTTACCATTGCCGAATATCGGATGGAGACCCAGAGTAATCACGATGCCCTTGTGGTTGATCTGAAATATGAGATGCACGATGAGGTTATTACTCCCCTGGGGTCACTTGTCCCGGATTCGGTGGTCGCCGCGTTTCGAAAAAAATGA
- the lon gene encoding endopeptidase La: MNPDADGERIERFPDVLPILPLRNTVGYPFSMMPLMIGVPRSVKLMEDAMEGDRLVGLVTMKDPSIEEPNPDQVYEVGTIAKINKVFKAPNNTMQALVQGLERFRIDFWKETDPYLMAKITPTPDILTESVEVEALVTSLRDLAKEVIDLSVNIPDEAADFLDKITDTRHLVYMIAANAGIEMDEGQKILEADRIEDKLRALISHLSRQKEVLSLGQKIKSDAQEEMSKAQREYYLRQQLKAIQKELGEINEEESVTAEYEEKIKKADLPEEALKEAQRELKRLEGMPPQAAEYTVIKTYLDWLVELPWNTLSEDHLDINNARTILDEDHYDLTDVKERILEYLAVRKLISDRGLDKKEQKKETDKNALGVILCFVGPPGVGKTSLGQSIARALGRGFTRMSLGGMRDEAEIRGHRRTYIGAMPGRIIQAVKRAGTRNPVFMLDEVDKIGSDWRGDPSSALLEVLDPAQNHAFRDHYLDVDFDLSDVMFITTANQLETIPAPLRDRMEIIQLEGYTEHEKKHIAQKYLIPRQLTANGLLESEVSFTDRALGKVIQDYTREAGVRNLERQIGAIFRKCVVKIAEDASTHIEITPETVREYLKKEKFESELSEKIELPGIATGLAVTAVGGDILFIEATRMKGKGDLKLTGQLGDVMRESAEIAFSYVRSKADMLGVNPDRFENTTVHLHVPAGAIPKDGPSAGLAMVMAMTSLFSDRPVNSHVGMTGEVTLRGRVMPVGGIKMKVLAAHRAGLSTVVLPKKNEADLEDLPREVLDSMRFVLVERIEEALDVALKTGDLKTDAEKGDVPLGPADGNGNGNGNEARPTSSGLPI, encoded by the coding sequence ATGAACCCGGATGCCGACGGCGAACGGATCGAAAGATTCCCGGATGTACTGCCCATTCTCCCCCTGAGAAATACCGTGGGATATCCCTTTTCCATGATGCCGCTGATGATCGGGGTGCCCCGCTCCGTCAAACTGATGGAAGACGCCATGGAGGGCGATCGCCTCGTGGGACTGGTGACGATGAAGGACCCCTCTATTGAAGAGCCGAATCCCGACCAGGTGTACGAGGTGGGAACGATCGCGAAAATCAACAAGGTGTTCAAGGCCCCCAACAATACCATGCAGGCGCTGGTACAGGGTCTGGAGCGCTTCCGCATAGACTTCTGGAAGGAGACCGATCCCTATCTGATGGCGAAGATCACCCCAACACCCGATATCCTCACCGAGAGCGTGGAGGTGGAGGCACTGGTTACAAGCCTCAGAGACCTGGCAAAAGAGGTCATCGATCTCTCTGTGAATATCCCCGACGAGGCGGCCGATTTTCTGGACAAGATTACCGACACGAGGCATCTCGTCTACATGATTGCGGCGAACGCCGGCATAGAGATGGACGAGGGACAGAAGATACTTGAGGCCGATCGCATCGAGGACAAGCTCCGGGCGCTCATTTCCCACCTTTCCCGGCAAAAGGAGGTCCTGTCTTTGGGGCAGAAGATAAAATCCGACGCCCAGGAAGAGATGAGCAAGGCCCAGCGGGAATACTACCTGCGCCAGCAGCTCAAAGCCATCCAGAAGGAACTGGGCGAGATCAACGAGGAGGAGTCGGTCACGGCGGAGTATGAAGAGAAAATAAAAAAGGCGGACCTCCCGGAAGAGGCCCTGAAGGAGGCCCAACGGGAGCTCAAGCGCCTTGAGGGGATGCCGCCCCAGGCGGCGGAATATACGGTCATCAAGACCTACCTGGACTGGCTGGTGGAGCTTCCCTGGAACACTCTCAGCGAGGATCACCTCGACATCAACAACGCCCGAACAATACTGGACGAGGATCACTATGACCTGACCGACGTGAAAGAGCGTATCCTGGAATACCTGGCGGTCAGAAAGCTCATCAGTGACCGGGGTCTGGATAAAAAGGAGCAAAAAAAAGAGACCGACAAGAACGCCCTGGGGGTGATTCTCTGCTTTGTCGGCCCTCCCGGCGTGGGCAAGACCAGCCTGGGCCAGAGCATCGCCCGGGCCCTGGGCAGGGGTTTTACCCGCATGAGCCTGGGCGGCATGCGCGACGAGGCGGAAATCCGCGGACATCGCCGCACCTATATCGGCGCGATGCCCGGCCGCATCATCCAGGCCGTCAAGCGGGCGGGAACCAGAAACCCGGTCTTCATGCTCGACGAGGTGGACAAGATCGGCAGCGACTGGCGGGGCGATCCCAGCAGCGCGCTGCTTGAGGTGTTGGATCCGGCCCAGAACCACGCCTTTAGGGATCACTACCTGGACGTGGACTTCGACCTGAGCGACGTCATGTTCATCACCACCGCCAACCAGCTCGAAACGATCCCGGCGCCTCTGCGAGACCGCATGGAGATCATCCAGCTTGAGGGGTATACCGAGCACGAAAAGAAACACATCGCACAAAAATACCTGATACCCAGACAACTCACGGCGAACGGGCTCCTTGAAAGCGAGGTTTCCTTCACCGACCGGGCCCTGGGCAAGGTCATTCAGGATTACACCCGGGAGGCGGGCGTCCGCAACCTGGAGCGACAGATCGGGGCGATCTTTAGAAAATGCGTGGTAAAAATCGCGGAAGACGCCTCGACCCACATCGAGATCACCCCGGAGACGGTCAGGGAATACCTGAAAAAAGAGAAGTTCGAATCCGAGCTGTCCGAGAAGATCGAGCTTCCCGGCATTGCGACGGGACTGGCCGTTACGGCGGTGGGGGGAGATATCCTGTTCATCGAGGCCACGCGCATGAAGGGAAAGGGTGATTTGAAGCTGACCGGACAGTTGGGAGACGTCATGCGGGAAAGCGCCGAGATCGCCTTCAGCTATGTACGCTCCAAGGCGGACATGCTGGGGGTCAATCCCGATCGATTCGAGAATACCACCGTCCACCTGCACGTCCCGGCGGGCGCCATTCCCAAGGACGGACCCTCTGCGGGACTGGCGATGGTCATGGCCATGACGAGCCTCTTTTCCGACCGGCCCGTCAACAGCCACGTCGGCATGACGGGCGAGGTGACCCTGAGGGGTCGGGTGATGCCGGTGGGAGGCATCAAGATGAAGGTGCTGGCCGCCCACCGGGCGGGGCTCTCCACGGTGGTGCTGCCGAAGAAGAACGAGGCGGACCTGGAAGACCTGCCCCGGGAGGTGCTGGATTCCATGCGCTTCGTCCTGGTTGAGCGCATCGAGGAGGCGCTGGACGTCGCCCTGAAGACGGGAGACCTCAAAACGGACGCGGAAAAAGGGGATGTGCCCCTCGGCCCCGCCGACGGGAACGGCAACGGAAACGGAAACGAGGCCAGGCCGACGTCTTCGGGTTTGCCCATTTAA
- a CDS encoding transcriptional repressor codes for MPRNFSEGSRKGRQKIFEEFKAIFAEDGGGDVEERLRLLSLFLENGSHLTMDGLEKLVRENGWDLEPETLQSYIATFINYGIIHRIRLDGGKVLYEYRDLNTHHDHMVCVKCGRIQEFTDPRIEALQERNAHFRGFIPLRHNMTLYGLCPKCSGERERVMPLSLVSEGEIVRITDIGGGRRIRQRLVSMGLVPGKDLEVIRTPGPGPAVVAVDGSRIALGQVLSRKVLVSTNGTEET; via the coding sequence ATGCCCCGAAATTTTTCAGAAGGGTCGAGAAAGGGTAGACAGAAGATTTTTGAGGAATTCAAGGCCATTTTCGCCGAGGACGGCGGAGGGGACGTCGAAGAACGCCTGAGGCTGCTCTCCCTTTTTCTGGAGAACGGATCTCACCTGACCATGGACGGGCTGGAAAAGCTGGTACGGGAGAACGGCTGGGACTTGGAACCGGAGACCCTTCAATCCTACATCGCGACCTTTATCAACTACGGTATCATTCACCGGATACGTCTCGACGGCGGGAAGGTGCTCTATGAATACCGGGACCTGAACACGCACCACGACCATATGGTGTGTGTCAAGTGCGGCAGGATACAGGAGTTCACCGATCCCCGGATAGAGGCCCTTCAGGAGAGAAACGCTCACTTCCGCGGATTTATCCCCCTGCGGCACAATATGACCCTGTATGGGCTGTGTCCGAAATGCAGCGGGGAGCGGGAGCGGGTCATGCCGCTGTCTCTGGTGTCCGAGGGTGAAATCGTCCGCATCACCGATATCGGCGGCGGTCGAAGAATCCGCCAGCGACTGGTCTCCATGGGGCTGGTGCCTGGCAAGGACCTGGAGGTCATCAGGACACCGGGGCCCGGCCCGGCGGTGGTGGCGGTGGACGGCAGCCGTATCGCCCTGGGTCAGGTTCTTTCCCGGAAGGTCCTGGTCTCCACCAATGGGACCGAGGAGACATAA